In Helianthus annuus cultivar XRQ/B chromosome 9, HanXRQr2.0-SUNRISE, whole genome shotgun sequence, the following are encoded in one genomic region:
- the LOC110885199 gene encoding high-affinity nitrate transporter 3.1: MEVHPAALLLLLSCFTIASYAHNVHLSTLNQSLIVTASATPGQVSKAGTDTITITWAYNPNLTVSDANYTTIEAKLCYAPVSQTGRDDRKTDDNLDLDKTCPFDITDGPYKRSNNTFIWTIPRDTPSATYFVRVYVINAKNHEIAYGQNTDASKATNLIQIDGVVSEQKDSAAWPVIGNSFGYRYAWLLMLILIL; the protein is encoded by the exons ATGGAGGTTCATCCTGCTGCTCTTCTTCTGCTTCTTTCGTGCTTCACGATTGCTTCTTATGCTCATAATGTCCACCTCTCCACTCTTAACCAATCTCTCATTGTTACCGCTTCCGCTACACCGGGCCAAG TGTCGAAGGCAGGGACCGATACAATTACCATCACATGGGCCTACAACCCGAACCTCACAGTTTCGGATGCGAACTACACCACTATTGAAGCGAAGCTATGCTATGCACCCGTGAGCCAAACGGGCAGAGATGACAGAAAAACAGATGACAATCTCGATCTTGACAAGACCTGCCCGTTTGACATCACGGATGGGCCATACAAACGCTCAAACAACACGTTTATATGGACAATTCCAAGAGACACCCCCTCGGCTACATATTTCGTGAGGGTGTACGTCATAAACGCTAAGAACCATGAGATCGCCTATGGCCAGAACACCGATGCGTCCAAGGCCACTAACTTGATTCAGATTGATGGAGTCGTTAGCGAGCAAAAAGACTCGGCAGCGTGGCCGGTTATCGGTAACTCTTTTGGCTATCGCTATGCATGGCTTCTTATGCTAATACTGATCTTGTGA
- the LOC110881819 gene encoding uncharacterized protein LOC110881819: MLQDPIGIPSCFSSTTHHATITKSGQTLFMSVYKTQIAGNCRCITVTWFKHLLLHGLTVSVDGDESPEAELSTCKVELKPWSFWRKQGSKRFSIGGTKSLDVFWDLKAAKFNGETEPSSEYYVAVVCDQEVVLLLGDLKKDAYRKTGCRPALIDPVLVSRKEHVFGKKKFSTRLKFHEKGRLHELSIECKNKTGGDGVAPAMEIRIDGHLMINVKHLQWKFRGNECIHFSKVRIEVYWDIHDWLFSPGLRHALFIFKLSIPATSRAISVPSSPLSSQSSGSVDGLDPSGLHEFCLFLYAWKVE; encoded by the coding sequence ATGCTACAGGACCCAATCGGAATCCCATCTTGTTTTTCATCAACCACCCACCATGCAACCATCACAAAGTCCGGTCAGACCCTCTTCATGTCCGTTTACAAGACCCAAATCGCCGGTAACTGCCGTTGCATCACCGTCACATGGTTCAAGCACCTGCTGCTTCACGGGTTAACGGTTTCTGTTGACGGAGATGAGTCACCGGAGGCTGAGTTATCCACATGTAAAGTGGAGCTAAAACCATGGAGCTTTTGGAGAAAACAAGGATCCAAAAGGTTTAGCATTGGTGGTACTAAAAGTCTTGATGTTTTTTGGGACCTTAAAGCTGCTAAATTTAATGGTGAGACCGAACCGAGTTCGGAGTATTATGTTGCGGTGGTTTGTGATCAAGAAGTGGTGCTTTTGCTAGGTGATTTGAAGAAAGATGCTTATAGAAAAACCGGTTGTAGACCGGCTTTAATTGATCCAGTTTTAGTATCAAGAAAAGAACATGTTTTTGGTAAGAAAAAGTTTTCGACACGATTAAAGTTTCATGAAAAAGGGAGATTACATGAGCTTTCAATCGAATGCAAGAACAAAACCGGTGGAGATGGGGTTGCTCCGGCGATGGAGATAAGAATAGATGGGCATTTGAtgattaatgtgaagcatcttCAATGGAAGTTTAGAGGTAATGAATGTATTCATTTTAGTAAAGTGAGAATTGAAGTTTATTGGGATATTCATGATTGGCTTTTTAGTCCTGGTTTAAGGCATGCAttgtttatttttaaactctCTATTCCGGCGACTTCTCGGGCGATATCCGTTCCGTCTTCACCATTGTCGTCTCAGAGTTCGGGTTCGGTAGATGGGCTTGATCCAAGTGGGTTACATGAGTTTTGCCTCTTTCTATATGCATGGAAGGTTGAATGA
- the LOC118482256 gene encoding protein RRP6-like 1 — translation MLRYAREDTHYLLYIYDLMKRKLLSSSTDPNCPEASLVEVYQRSYDLCMQLYQKEILTENSYLNIYGLYDADLNGQQHAIVAVSHCFLFSLLKI, via the exons ATGCTGAG ATATGCTAGAGAAGACACACATTATCTTCTGTACATATACGATCTTATGAAAAGAAAGCTGCTTTCATCATCAACAGATCCAAACTGCCCTGAAGCATCTCTTGTTGAG GTATATCAACGCAGTTATGATCTATGTATGCAGCTCTATCAGAAAGAGATTCTGACTGAGAACTCATATCTAAACATATACGG GTTGTATGATGCTGATCTCAACGGCCAGCAACATGCGATTGTTGCAGTAAGTCACTGCTTTTTATTTTCTCTGTTAAagatataa